The sequence ACGGCGGCGCTCCGAACTTCGATCACTCACCTCATCTGCTTGCATCGCCAATCGCATTCCTTTATCGAATTCCTGAATCCCATTCCGAATTCCCAATCCTCAATCGTCTGTCATGTCACTGACCCGCCTCTCCATCACCCCCAGCAACGCGGCCCTGCGCGACTCTGTGAGCGCCGTGCTGTTCGAGGCGGGCGCGCAGGGGTTGCAGGAGGACGGCGAGGCGCTGGTGACGGTGCTCGACGCGCACGGGGCGAGCGCGCTGCTCGACGCGTTCGTGACGGCGGTGCGCGCGGTGGATCCGGCGGGCGTCGTGGACATCGACGTGCTGCCGGACGTGGACTGGAGCGTGGCGTGGCGATCGCGCATCACGGCGCACGACCTGGGCGCGATCACGATCGCGCCGCCGTGGCTGGCGGCGCCGCTCGATCCGGCGCGCACGGTGGTGATCGAGCCGGAGATGGCATTCGGCACGGGCGAGCACGAGACGACGCGCTGCGTGGTGCGCCTGATGCCCGGCGTCATTCGCGACGGCGATGCCGTGGCCGACCTCGGCGCGGGCTCGGCGGTGCTGGCCATCGCCGCGGCCAAGCTGGGGGCGCGGCGCATTGCCGCCATCGAGCTCGATCACGACGCCATCGCGAACGCCGAGCAGAACGTCGCGGCCAACGGCGTGGCCGATCGCGTGACCGTGATCGAGGGCGACGCGGCGGTGCTGCTGCCGCTCGTCGCCCCGGTGCGCGTGGTGCTGGCCAACATCCTCTCGTCGGTGATCATCGAGCTGCTCCCGATCATCGGCGCGGCGATTCCGGCGGGCGGCGCGGCGATCTTCAGCGGCATTCTCGTGGCGGAACGCGATGGCGTGCTCGCGGCGCTCGAGGCGGAGGGGGGATGGACGCTGGCGGCGGAGACGAGTGAGGGGGAGTGGTGGGCGGGGGTGGTGCAACGGAGCGGAACGGGGAGGGGA comes from Gemmatimonadaceae bacterium and encodes:
- a CDS encoding 50S ribosomal protein L11 methyltransferase translates to MSLTRLSITPSNAALRDSVSAVLFEAGAQGLQEDGEALVTVLDAHGASALLDAFVTAVRAVDPAGVVDIDVLPDVDWSVAWRSRITAHDLGAITIAPPWLAAPLDPARTVVIEPEMAFGTGEHETTRCVVRLMPGVIRDGDAVADLGAGSAVLAIAAAKLGARRIAAIELDHDAIANAEQNVAANGVADRVTVIEGDAAVLLPLVAPVRVVLANILSSVIIELLPIIGAAIPAGGAAIFSGILVAERDGVLAALEAEGGWTLAAETSEGEWWAGVVQRSGTGRGLGA